One window of Pseudomonas sp. FP198 genomic DNA carries:
- the mupP gene encoding N-acetylmuramic acid 6-phosphate phosphatase MupP, whose product MRLKAVLFDMDGTLLDTAPDFIAICQAMRADRGLPPMNTQHIRDEISGGARAMVAVTFSMDPESPGFEELRQEFLDRYLKGCAVHSHLFDGMAEVLADIEAANLIWGVVTNKPVRFAEPIMQQLGLAERSKVLICPDHVKNSKPDPEPLILACKMLDLDPASVLFIGDDLRDIESGRSAGTKTCAVTYGYIHPDDNPKHWGADVVIDHPLALREVLDNALCSC is encoded by the coding sequence ATGCGTCTCAAAGCGGTTCTCTTCGACATGGACGGCACGCTGCTCGACACCGCGCCAGACTTCATCGCCATCTGCCAGGCCATGCGCGCCGACCGTGGCCTGCCGCCGATGAACACCCAACACATCCGCGACGAGATTTCCGGCGGCGCCCGGGCGATGGTCGCGGTGACGTTCTCCATGGATCCGGAATCGCCGGGTTTCGAGGAGCTGCGCCAGGAGTTCCTCGACCGCTACCTCAAGGGTTGCGCGGTCCACAGCCATCTGTTCGATGGGATGGCCGAAGTACTGGCCGATATCGAGGCGGCCAATCTCATTTGGGGCGTGGTCACCAACAAGCCGGTGCGTTTCGCCGAGCCGATCATGCAGCAGTTGGGCCTGGCCGAGCGCTCGAAAGTGCTGATCTGCCCCGACCATGTGAAAAACAGCAAACCGGACCCCGAGCCGCTGATCCTCGCTTGCAAGATGCTCGACCTCGACCCGGCCAGCGTGCTGTTCATCGGCGACGACCTGCGGGACATCGAGTCCGGCCGCAGCGCCGGGACCAAGACCTGCGCGGTGACCTACGGCTACATCCACCCGGACGACAACCCCAAGCACTGGGGCGCGGATGTGGTAATCGACCATCCCCTGGCGCTGCGCGAAGTGCTGGATAACGCGTTGTGCAGTTGCTGA
- the ubiG gene encoding bifunctional 2-polyprenyl-6-hydroxyphenol methylase/3-demethylubiquinol 3-O-methyltransferase UbiG, with the protein MSNVDHAEIAKFEALAHRWWDRESEFKPLHDINPLRVNWIDERVGLAGKKVLDVGCGGGILSEAMALRGATVMGIDMGEAPLAVAQLHQLESGVSVEYRQITAEALAEEMPGQFDVVTCLEMLEHVPDPSSVIRACFQMVKPGGQVFFSTINRNPKAYLFAIIGAEYIMKLLPRGTHDFKKFIRPSELGAWSRMAGLTVKDIIGLTYNPLTKHYKLAADVDVNYMIQTLREE; encoded by the coding sequence ATGAGCAACGTCGACCACGCTGAAATTGCCAAGTTCGAGGCCCTGGCCCATCGCTGGTGGGACCGCGAAAGCGAATTCAAGCCGCTGCACGACATCAACCCGCTGCGCGTCAACTGGATCGACGAGCGCGTCGGCCTGGCCGGCAAGAAAGTCCTCGACGTCGGCTGTGGCGGCGGCATCCTCAGTGAAGCCATGGCCCTGCGCGGCGCCACCGTAATGGGCATCGACATGGGCGAGGCGCCGCTGGCGGTGGCGCAACTGCATCAGCTGGAGTCCGGCGTCAGCGTCGAATACCGGCAGATCACCGCCGAAGCCCTGGCCGAGGAAATGCCCGGCCAGTTCGACGTAGTCACCTGCCTGGAAATGCTCGAACACGTACCGGACCCGTCATCGGTGATCCGTGCCTGCTTCCAGATGGTCAAGCCCGGCGGCCAGGTGTTCTTCTCCACGATCAACCGCAACCCGAAGGCGTACCTGTTCGCGATCATCGGTGCCGAATACATCATGAAGCTGCTGCCACGCGGCACCCACGACTTCAAGAAATTCATCCGGCCTTCGGAGCTGGGCGCCTGGAGCCGCATGGCCGGGCTGACCGTCAAGGACATCATCGGCCTGACCTACAACCCGCTGACCAAGCACTACAAGCTGGCCGCCGATGTGGACGTCAACTACATGATCCAGACCCTGCGCGAGGAATAA
- a CDS encoding TRZ/ATZ family hydrolase, with amino-acid sequence MPKPAVALDLLLLPTWLVPVEPAGIVLKDHGLGIRDGCIVFIGPRAEAMQCAATQVRELPGMLLSPGLVNAHGHAAMTLFRGLADDLPLMTWLEQHIWPAEGKWVDEAFVRDGTDLAIAEQIQGGITCFSDMYFYPKVASERVHNSGIRAQIAIPILDFPIPGAASADEAIRQGIELFGDLKHHPRIKVAFGPHAPYTVGDENLEKIRVIAEELDAAIHMHVHETAFEVQQAVDNTGERPMARLARLGLLGPRFQAVHMTQVSDEDQALLVEHNCSVIHCPESNLKLASGFCPVERLWQAGVNVAVGTDGAASNNDLDLLGETRTAALLAKAVAGSATALDAHRALRMATLNGARALGIEAIVGSLEVGKAADLVAFDLSGLAQQPIYDPVSQLIYATGRHCVKHLWVAGKPLLEDGRLTRMDESQLIATAQDWGRRVSGQNE; translated from the coding sequence CACGGGCCGAAGCCATGCAATGCGCAGCCACGCAGGTTCGCGAACTGCCCGGCATGCTGCTCAGCCCGGGCCTGGTCAATGCCCACGGTCACGCGGCAATGACGTTGTTCCGTGGCCTGGCCGACGACCTGCCGCTGATGACCTGGCTCGAACAGCACATCTGGCCCGCCGAGGGCAAATGGGTCGACGAGGCTTTCGTCCGCGACGGCACCGACCTGGCGATCGCCGAGCAGATCCAGGGCGGCATCACCTGTTTCTCCGACATGTACTTCTATCCCAAGGTGGCCAGCGAACGCGTGCATAACAGTGGCATCCGCGCGCAGATCGCCATTCCGATCCTCGACTTTCCGATCCCCGGCGCCGCCAGCGCCGACGAAGCCATTCGTCAGGGCATCGAATTGTTTGGCGACCTCAAGCACCATCCGCGGATCAAAGTCGCATTCGGCCCTCACGCCCCGTACACCGTCGGCGATGAGAACCTGGAAAAGATCCGTGTGATCGCCGAGGAACTGGACGCGGCCATCCACATGCATGTTCATGAAACCGCCTTCGAAGTGCAGCAGGCTGTGGATAACACCGGCGAGCGGCCGATGGCCCGATTGGCGCGCCTTGGCCTGCTGGGGCCGCGCTTCCAGGCGGTGCACATGACCCAGGTCAGCGACGAGGACCAGGCGCTGCTGGTAGAACACAATTGCAGCGTGATCCATTGTCCGGAATCGAATCTGAAGCTGGCCAGCGGCTTCTGCCCGGTGGAACGCCTGTGGCAGGCCGGCGTCAACGTAGCGGTCGGCACCGATGGCGCGGCGAGCAACAACGACCTCGACCTGCTTGGCGAAACTCGCACCGCCGCCCTGCTGGCAAAGGCTGTCGCCGGTTCGGCCACGGCCCTGGACGCTCACCGGGCGTTGCGCATGGCCACGCTCAATGGCGCCCGCGCGCTGGGCATCGAGGCGATCGTCGGCTCGCTGGAAGTCGGCAAGGCCGCCGACCTGGTGGCCTTTGACCTGTCCGGCCTGGCGCAGCAGCCCATCTATGACCCGGTGTCGCAACTGATCTACGCCACCGGCCGCCATTGCGTGAAACACCTGTGGGTGGCCGGCAAGCCATTGCTGGAGGACGGCCGCCTGACGCGCATGGACGAATCGCAGCTGATCGCCACGGCCCAGGACTGGGGCCGTCGGGTCAGCGGCCAGAACGAATAG